Proteins from a single region of Starkeya sp. ORNL1:
- the fabF gene encoding beta-ketoacyl-ACP synthase II codes for MRRVVVTGLGMVTPLGCGVDTTWGRILAGESGARRIENFEVDDLPCRIACQVPRGDGSNGSFNPDQWMEPKEQRKVDDFIIYAMAAATQALDDAGWHPESHEDQCASGVLIGSGIGGLSGIAETSLLLKERGPRRVSPFFIPGRLINLAGGYVSITHGLKGPNHAVVTACSTGAHAIGDAARMVMLGDADVMVAGGTESPISRIGMAGFAACRALSTGFNDTPSKASRPYDKDRDGFVMGEGAGVVVVEELEHALNRGAKIYGEIVGYGLSGDAYHITAPAMDGDGAFRCMSMALKRAGISASELDYINAHGTSTPLGDEIELGAVQRLVGNAGAKVSMSSTKSAIGHLLGAAGAVEAIFSLLAIRDQVVPPTINLDNPSVDTPMDLVPHTAREKTVDYALSNSFGFGGTNASLVVRRYTN; via the coding sequence ATGAGGCGCGTCGTCGTCACCGGTCTCGGAATGGTGACGCCGCTCGGCTGCGGCGTGGACACCACCTGGGGTCGCATCCTCGCCGGTGAAAGCGGCGCCCGCCGCATCGAGAACTTCGAGGTCGACGATCTGCCTTGCCGGATCGCCTGCCAGGTGCCGCGCGGCGACGGCTCGAACGGTTCCTTCAATCCCGATCAGTGGATGGAGCCGAAGGAGCAGCGCAAGGTCGACGACTTCATCATCTATGCGATGGCGGCGGCGACGCAGGCGCTCGATGACGCCGGCTGGCACCCCGAATCCCATGAGGACCAGTGCGCCTCCGGCGTGCTCATCGGCTCCGGCATTGGCGGTCTCTCCGGCATTGCCGAGACCTCGCTGCTCCTGAAGGAGCGCGGGCCGCGCCGGGTCTCGCCGTTCTTCATTCCCGGTCGGCTGATCAATCTCGCCGGCGGCTATGTCTCCATCACCCACGGCCTCAAGGGGCCGAATCACGCGGTCGTCACCGCCTGCTCGACCGGCGCGCATGCCATCGGCGATGCTGCTCGCATGGTCATGCTGGGCGACGCCGACGTCATGGTGGCCGGCGGCACCGAATCGCCGATCAGCCGCATCGGCATGGCCGGCTTCGCCGCCTGCCGCGCGCTCTCCACCGGCTTCAACGACACGCCGTCCAAGGCCTCGCGCCCTTATGACAAGGACCGGGACGGTTTCGTCATGGGCGAGGGCGCCGGTGTCGTCGTCGTCGAGGAACTCGAGCACGCACTCAATCGCGGCGCCAAGATCTATGGCGAGATCGTCGGCTACGGCCTCTCCGGCGACGCCTATCACATCACCGCCCCCGCCATGGATGGCGACGGCGCCTTCCGCTGCATGTCGATGGCGCTGAAGCGGGCCGGAATCTCGGCCTCGGAGCTCGACTATATCAATGCCCACGGCACCTCGACGCCGCTCGGCGACGAGATCGAGCTCGGCGCGGTGCAGCGCCTGGTCGGCAATGCCGGGGCCAAGGTCTCGATGTCCTCGACCAAGTCGGCGATCGGCCATCTGCTCGGCGCCGCCGGCGCGGTGGAGGCGATTTTCTCGCTGCTGGCGATTCGCGACCAGGTCGTGCCGCCGACCATCAATCTCGACAACCCCTCCGTCGATACCCCCATGGACCTCGTGCCGCACACGGCACGCGAGAAGACTGTGGATTACGCGTTGTCGAATTCCTTCGGTTTCGGCGGCACCAACGCTTCTCTTGTCGTCCGTCGCTACACCAACTGA
- a CDS encoding acyl carrier protein has product MSDIAERVKKIVAEHLGVEPEKVTENASFIDDLGADSLDTVELVMAFEEAFNCEIPDDAAETILTVGDAIKFLEKNAA; this is encoded by the coding sequence ATGAGCGATATTGCCGAGCGCGTGAAGAAGATTGTGGCCGAGCACCTCGGTGTCGAGCCGGAGAAGGTCACCGAGAATGCCAGCTTCATCGACGATCTCGGCGCGGACAGCCTCGACACGGTCGAGCTGGTGATGGCTTTCGAGGAAGCTTTCAACTGTGAGATCCCCGACGACGCTGCCGAGACCATCCTCACTGTCGGCGACGCCATCAAGTTCCTTGAGAAGAACGCGGCCTGA
- the fabG gene encoding 3-oxoacyl-[acyl-carrier-protein] reductase gives MFDLTGKTALVTGATGGIGGSIARAFHAQGATVAVSGTRREVLEQLAGELGERVHVLPCDLSSTEEVEALVPQAEAAFGPLDILVNNAGVTRDGLFIRLRDEDWDTVIAINLTAGFRLTRAAAKSMMRRRTGRIIGITSVVGVTGNAGQGNYAAAKAGMIGMSKALAKEVAARGVTVNCIAPGFIATPMTDVLNDKQKEAILAAVPAARLGAPQDIAAAAVYLASQEASYVTGQTLHVNGGMAMI, from the coding sequence ATGTTCGATCTGACCGGCAAGACCGCGCTCGTCACCGGCGCCACCGGCGGCATTGGCGGCTCCATCGCCCGCGCCTTCCATGCCCAGGGCGCGACCGTCGCGGTCTCCGGCACCCGTCGCGAGGTGCTGGAGCAACTCGCCGGTGAACTCGGCGAGCGCGTCCATGTGCTGCCGTGCGATCTCTCCTCGACGGAAGAAGTCGAGGCGCTGGTGCCGCAGGCCGAGGCGGCGTTCGGCCCGCTCGACATCCTCGTCAACAATGCCGGCGTCACCCGCGACGGGCTGTTCATCCGCCTGCGCGACGAGGACTGGGACACCGTCATCGCCATCAACCTGACCGCCGGCTTCCGCCTGACGCGGGCGGCGGCGAAGTCCATGATGCGCCGGCGCACCGGCCGCATCATCGGCATCACCTCGGTGGTCGGCGTCACCGGCAATGCCGGGCAGGGCAATTATGCCGCGGCCAAGGCCGGCATGATCGGCATGTCCAAGGCGCTCGCCAAGGAAGTCGCGGCGCGCGGCGTCACCGTGAACTGCATCGCCCCCGGCTTCATCGCGACGCCGATGACCGACGTGCTGAACGACAAGCAGAAGGAAGCGATCCTGGCCGCGGTTCCGGCCGCCCGGCTCGGTGCGCCGCAGGACATTGCCGCCGCGGCAGTCTACCTTGCTTCGCAGGAGGCGAGCTACGTCACCGGCCAGACGCTGCACGTCAATGGCGGGATGGCCATGATCTGA
- the fabD gene encoding ACP S-malonyltransferase → MSTAFIFPGQGSQAVGMGKSLAEAYPAARAVFEEVDEALGQKLSSIMWDGPIETLTLTANTQPALMAHSLAAIRALEAEAGLDLSRDAGFVAGHSLGEYSALAAAGSLTIADAARLLRLRGIAMQSAVPVGAGAMAAILGLDFDKVVAVAAEAAQGEVCDIANDNAPGQVVVSGDAAAVARACEIAKREGAMRAIPLTVSAPFHCRLIASAAEAMRAALAGVSLKAPVVPVVANVTAAPVTQPDEIRALLVKQVTGTVRWRESVVYMAGQGVDRLVEVGTGKVLAGLAKRIAREVASVNVAEPADVAALASARQPA, encoded by the coding sequence ATGAGCACCGCCTTCATCTTCCCCGGACAGGGCAGCCAGGCCGTCGGCATGGGCAAATCGCTCGCTGAGGCCTATCCCGCCGCCCGCGCGGTGTTCGAGGAAGTGGACGAGGCGCTCGGTCAGAAGCTGTCCTCCATCATGTGGGATGGGCCGATCGAGACGCTGACTCTGACCGCCAACACCCAGCCGGCGCTGATGGCACACTCGCTCGCCGCCATTCGCGCGCTGGAAGCCGAAGCCGGGCTCGACCTCTCCCGCGACGCCGGCTTCGTCGCCGGCCATTCGCTCGGCGAATATTCCGCGCTCGCCGCCGCCGGCAGCCTGACCATCGCCGATGCCGCGCGCCTCTTGCGCCTGCGCGGCATCGCCATGCAGTCGGCGGTGCCGGTCGGCGCCGGCGCCATGGCAGCGATCCTCGGGCTCGACTTCGACAAGGTGGTCGCGGTCGCTGCCGAGGCGGCGCAGGGCGAGGTCTGCGACATCGCCAATGACAATGCGCCCGGACAGGTCGTGGTCTCCGGCGATGCCGCCGCGGTCGCCCGCGCCTGCGAGATCGCCAAGCGCGAAGGCGCGATGCGCGCCATTCCGCTCACCGTCTCAGCGCCCTTCCATTGCCGCCTGATCGCTTCCGCCGCCGAGGCGATGCGCGCGGCGCTGGCCGGTGTGTCGCTCAAGGCCCCGGTGGTGCCGGTGGTGGCAAACGTCACCGCCGCGCCGGTGACCCAGCCGGACGAGATCCGCGCGCTGCTGGTGAAGCAGGTTACCGGCACCGTGCGCTGGCGCGAGTCGGTCGTCTATATGGCCGGGCAGGGCGTCGATCGCCTCGTCGAGGTCGGCACCGGCAAGGTGCTCGCCGGCCTCGCCAAGCGCATCGCCCGCGAGGTGGCGAGCGTGAACGTCGCCGAGCCGGCGGACGTCGCCGCCCTCGCGAGCGCCCGCCAACCCGCCTGA
- a CDS encoding SDR family oxidoreductase encodes MRILVLGAYGLIGSHVAAHLHAAGYEVVGAGRDIDAAVRRMPHLRWVAADLAKLRQPEDWHRHLAGIHAVVNCAGALQASPRDDIAAVHVDGPLALYRACAGLGIRRVVHVSAASVAAGRPTAFNTTKQRMEELLKPLDLDWVILRPGLVLAPAAYGGTALLRGLAGFPWFIPTVHPERIAQVISVHDVTEAILRALSPPSPARISVDLLHEAPTRLAEIVTALRGWLGFPPAKVIAIPTRLAGLAAKAGDALAVLGWRPPIRSTTLAQLGMGVTGDGAACERAFGFRPASLSQMLAQSPSSVQERWFARLYFIKPLALLALVLFWLLSGLIGLATVPAAAAVLERAGWPAILAIGAVVAGSLVDIALGALAAFRRTAPTALKGMIAVSVLYLLGGTLARPDLWADPLGPLLKVVPGMVLALAALAVMDER; translated from the coding sequence ATGCGCATCCTTGTCCTCGGCGCTTATGGGCTGATCGGCTCGCATGTCGCGGCGCACCTTCATGCGGCCGGGTACGAGGTGGTGGGTGCCGGCCGGGACATCGACGCGGCAGTGCGCCGTATGCCGCATCTGCGCTGGGTCGCGGCTGATCTGGCGAAGTTGCGGCAGCCGGAGGACTGGCACCGGCACCTTGCCGGCATCCACGCGGTAGTGAACTGCGCCGGCGCGCTCCAGGCGAGCCCGCGGGACGATATCGCCGCGGTGCATGTGGACGGCCCGCTGGCGCTCTATCGCGCCTGTGCCGGCTTGGGCATCCGCCGAGTGGTCCATGTCTCGGCGGCCTCGGTTGCGGCCGGGCGGCCTACCGCCTTCAACACCACCAAGCAGCGAATGGAAGAGCTGTTGAAGCCGCTCGACCTCGACTGGGTGATACTGCGGCCTGGGCTGGTGCTGGCGCCCGCGGCCTATGGCGGCACCGCGCTGCTGCGCGGGCTGGCGGGGTTCCCCTGGTTCATTCCCACCGTGCATCCGGAGCGCATCGCGCAGGTCATCAGCGTGCATGATGTCACGGAGGCAATTTTGCGCGCGCTGTCGCCGCCCTCCCCGGCGCGGATTTCTGTCGACCTGCTCCATGAGGCGCCGACCCGGCTGGCCGAGATCGTCACCGCGCTGCGCGGCTGGCTCGGCTTTCCACCGGCGAAGGTGATTGCCATCCCAACCCGGCTCGCCGGCCTCGCTGCCAAGGCGGGCGACGCGCTCGCCGTGCTCGGCTGGCGCCCGCCGATCCGCAGCACCACGCTCGCCCAGCTCGGCATGGGCGTCACCGGCGATGGGGCGGCGTGCGAGCGCGCGTTCGGCTTCCGGCCGGCCTCACTCTCGCAGATGCTGGCGCAATCGCCGTCAAGCGTGCAGGAGCGCTGGTTCGCGCGGCTCTATTTCATCAAGCCGCTGGCGCTGCTGGCGCTCGTGCTGTTCTGGCTGCTGTCCGGACTGATCGGGCTCGCCACCGTCCCGGCTGCCGCCGCGGTGCTGGAGCGCGCCGGCTGGCCGGCAATCCTCGCCATCGGCGCGGTGGTGGCGGGCTCGCTCGTCGATATCGCGCTCGGCGCCCTCGCCGCCTTCCGCCGCACCGCGCCGACGGCACTGAAGGGCATGATCGCGGTGTCAGTGCTCTATCTGCTCGGTGGCACGCTGGCGCGGCCGGACCTGTGGGCGGATCCGCTCGGCCCGCTGCTCAAGGTGGTTCCTGGGATGGTACTGGCGCTCGCCGCCCTCGCGGTCATGGATGAGCGCTGA
- a CDS encoding DUF2269 domain-containing protein: MMELYLALKTLHVIGATMLLGTGAGIAFFMLMAHRTGDARIIAHVAGIVVIADTIFTASAVILQPITGAALANIAGWPLFEGWIGLSLLLYVVTGLFWLPVVWMQWRMRNLARAAAAARKDLPAEYHWLFRLWFACGFPAFAAVIGIVWLMVAKPNL, encoded by the coding sequence CTGATGGAACTCTATCTCGCGCTGAAGACGCTGCATGTGATCGGCGCCACCATGCTGCTCGGCACCGGCGCCGGCATCGCCTTCTTCATGCTGATGGCGCACCGTACCGGCGATGCGCGGATCATCGCCCATGTCGCCGGTATCGTCGTCATCGCCGACACCATATTCACCGCGTCGGCGGTGATCCTCCAGCCGATCACAGGAGCGGCCCTGGCGAACATCGCCGGCTGGCCACTCTTCGAAGGCTGGATAGGCCTCAGCTTGCTGCTCTATGTGGTCACTGGCCTGTTCTGGCTGCCGGTGGTGTGGATGCAATGGCGCATGCGCAACCTCGCCCGCGCCGCTGCCGCGGCGAGGAAGGATCTGCCGGCGGAGTATCATTGGCTGTTCCGGCTCTGGTTCGCGTGCGGCTTCCCGGCCTTCGCCGCGGTGATCGGCATCGTCTGGCTGATGGTGGCGAAGCCGAACTTGTAG
- the rpsF gene encoding 30S ribosomal protein S6 encodes MALYEHVFLARQDVTAQQVEEMTTRYKGVIEANGGTVSKTEYWGVKTLTYRIRKNRKAHFSLLNIDAPAPAVAEMERQMRIDEDVLRVLTIRVEELEEGQSVMLQKRDRDDRGDRGFGDRGFGGDRGFGGGGGRGFGGGDRGFGGGGGGGGRSFGGDRDDRPPRRDREEAAPASSGESE; translated from the coding sequence ATGGCTCTTTACGAGCACGTCTTCCTTGCGCGCCAGGACGTCACGGCGCAGCAGGTCGAAGAGATGACCACCCGCTACAAGGGTGTGATCGAGGCCAATGGCGGCACGGTCAGCAAGACTGAATACTGGGGCGTGAAGACGCTCACCTACCGCATCCGCAAGAATCGCAAGGCGCATTTCTCGCTGCTCAACATCGACGCCCCGGCTCCGGCCGTCGCCGAGATGGAGCGCCAGATGCGTATCGACGAAGACGTCCTGCGCGTCCTGACCATCCGGGTCGAGGAACTCGAGGAAGGCCAGTCGGTCATGCTGCAGAAGCGCGACCGTGACGATCGCGGCGATCGCGGCTTCGGTGATCGCGGCTTCGGCGGCGACCGCGGCTTCGGCGGCGGCGGTGGCCGTGGCTTCGGCGGTGGTGATCGCGGCTTCGGCGGCGGTGGTGGCGGCGGTGGACGCAGCTTCGGCGGCGACCGTGACGATCGTCCGCCGCGTCGTGACCGTGAAGAGGCGGCTCCGGCCAGCAGCGGGGAGAGTGAGTGA
- the rpsR gene encoding 30S ribosomal protein S18 translates to MAFSGTSGAPASSGARRPFFRRRKTCPFSGANAPKIDYKDVRLLQRYISERGKIVPSRITAVSAKKQRELAAAIKRARFLGLLPFVIR, encoded by the coding sequence ATGGCTTTCAGTGGTACCAGCGGCGCTCCCGCTTCCAGCGGCGCTCGCCGCCCCTTCTTCCGCCGTCGCAAGACCTGCCCGTTCTCCGGCGCCAATGCGCCGAAGATCGACTACAAGGACGTGCGCCTGCTGCAGCGCTACATCTCCGAGCGCGGCAAGATCGTGCCGAGCCGCATCACGGCGGTCTCCGCCAAGAAGCAGCGCGAGCTGGCCGCCGCGATCAAGCGCGCGCGCTTCCTCGGCCTGCTGCCCTTCGTGATCCGCTGA
- a CDS encoding DUF2232 domain-containing protein, whose translation MIQTLLIALGAGAASALLVATVATGSALSVPLFYLAPLPVLIVGLGWSQMSALIAASAAAVGLGVLFGVELLVAYVAGVGLPAYALAYLTLMARPNPTSGELEWFPVGRLVLAAAILGSLAVAALIPLVAGDVEAYQAALKSLMTSMLQERAGELPPDADRLTDFLVLVMPPAAAVLTMVTQLGNLWLAGRVARTSGRLMRPWPDLASLTLPRGAIVLFGAAIGIAALMSGFVGLIAETLSATLIMAFAFAGLAVVHATTRGAAGRTLVIATVWLAALVLGWPFAVLAMLGVADLFLDLRARMRNRRPPGSPPAANDL comes from the coding sequence ATGATACAGACGCTCCTCATAGCGCTGGGTGCCGGCGCGGCATCCGCCCTCCTCGTCGCCACGGTTGCGACGGGTAGCGCGCTGTCTGTGCCGCTGTTCTATCTCGCCCCCCTGCCCGTGCTCATTGTCGGCCTCGGCTGGTCGCAAATGTCCGCGCTGATCGCCGCCTCGGCAGCGGCGGTGGGCCTCGGAGTGCTGTTCGGCGTGGAGTTGCTGGTCGCCTATGTGGCCGGCGTCGGCCTCCCGGCCTATGCGCTCGCCTATCTCACGCTGATGGCGCGGCCCAATCCGACCTCGGGCGAACTCGAATGGTTCCCGGTCGGGCGCCTGGTGCTCGCAGCTGCCATTCTCGGCTCGCTCGCCGTCGCAGCCCTGATCCCGCTGGTCGCCGGCGATGTCGAGGCCTATCAGGCGGCGCTGAAATCGCTGATGACCAGCATGCTGCAGGAGCGCGCCGGCGAATTGCCGCCCGACGCCGACCGGCTCACCGACTTCCTGGTGCTGGTGATGCCGCCGGCCGCGGCGGTGCTGACCATGGTGACCCAGCTCGGCAATCTCTGGCTCGCCGGGCGGGTCGCCCGCACCTCGGGCCGGCTGATGCGGCCCTGGCCGGATCTCGCCTCCCTTACCTTGCCGCGCGGCGCCATCGTGCTGTTCGGCGCCGCCATCGGCATTGCCGCGCTGATGAGCGGCTTTGTCGGCCTGATCGCCGAGACGCTGTCGGCGACACTGATCATGGCCTTCGCCTTCGCCGGGCTCGCGGTGGTGCATGCCACCACCCGCGGCGCGGCCGGGCGCACGCTCGTCATTGCCACCGTATGGCTCGCCGCTTTGGTGCTCGGCTGGCCGTTCGCGGTGCTGGCGATGCTGGGTGTCGCCGACCTCTTCCTCGATCTGCGGGCGCGGATGCGCAACCGCCGGCCGCCCGGCAGCCCGCCGGCCGCCAACGACCTTTGA
- the rplI gene encoding 50S ribosomal protein L9: MEVILLERVAKLGQMGETVRVKDGFARNFLLPAGKALRATKANKERFDSMKSQLEARNLELKSEASKVGEKLNGTEVTLVRQAGETGQLYGSVSTRDIADALTAAGFTVTRTQIVLNHPIKTIGLHAVPVTLHPEVEVSVKANVARSVEEAVRQSRGEDLSVNRDDEDEDEETLEAQAEAASEAADEADEAQS, translated from the coding sequence ATGGAAGTCATTCTGCTAGAACGCGTCGCCAAGCTCGGCCAGATGGGCGAGACCGTGCGTGTGAAGGACGGGTTCGCCCGCAATTTCCTGCTCCCGGCCGGCAAGGCGCTGCGCGCCACCAAGGCCAACAAGGAGCGCTTCGACTCGATGAAGTCGCAGCTCGAGGCCCGCAACCTCGAACTCAAGTCGGAAGCCTCGAAGGTCGGCGAGAAGCTCAACGGCACGGAAGTGACGCTGGTGCGCCAGGCCGGCGAAACCGGCCAGCTCTATGGCTCGGTGTCGACCCGCGACATCGCCGATGCGCTGACCGCCGCCGGCTTCACCGTGACCCGCACCCAGATCGTGCTGAACCACCCGATCAAGACCATCGGCCTGCATGCGGTGCCGGTCACGCTGCACCCGGAAGTCGAGGTCTCGGTGAAGGCCAACGTCGCCCGCAGCGTCGAAGAGGCGGTGCGCCAGTCGCGTGGCGAGGACCTCTCGGTCAATCGCGACGACGAGGATGAGGACGAGGAGACGCTCGAGGCTCAGGCGGAAGCGGCCTCCGAGGCGGCTGACGAGGCCGACGAAGCCCAGTCCTGA
- a CDS encoding cyclopropane-fatty-acyl-phospholipid synthase family protein — protein MERLLARALSKVVRTGDLIVTLASGEARRFGDGSGPPLAIRFNSEKWQRAIALDPELKFGEAFTEGGVVVERGDIAGVLALLMSQVGLKPPVVPAKALLGLRYLLRRLAQFNPPDRSRRNVAHHYDLDGRLYSLFLDADRQYSCAYFERPGQTLDDAQLAKRRHIAAKLLLDRADLELLDIGCGWGGLGLYMAENAGARVTGITLSEEQLGIAQCRAQERGLDGRAEFRLQDYRKTPGTFDRIVSVGMFEHVGVGHYDTYFARVAELMKDDGVALIHSIGRSEGPGITNPWIARYIFPGGYIPALSEVLPAIEKAGLYVTDIEILRLHYAETLKAWRERFMAHREEAERLYDERFCRLWEFYLAASEMAFRHQGMMVFQVQLARREGVVPMTRDYIPHAETRLRAAENRNRPGLRLAGE, from the coding sequence ATGGAACGGTTGCTTGCTCGCGCCTTGTCGAAGGTGGTTCGCACCGGCGACCTGATCGTCACCCTCGCCTCGGGCGAGGCCCGCCGCTTCGGCGACGGTTCCGGCCCACCGCTCGCCATACGCTTCAATTCGGAAAAGTGGCAACGCGCAATCGCGCTCGATCCGGAGCTGAAATTCGGCGAAGCCTTTACCGAAGGCGGCGTCGTGGTGGAGCGCGGCGACATTGCCGGCGTGCTGGCACTGTTGATGTCGCAAGTCGGGCTGAAGCCGCCGGTTGTCCCAGCCAAAGCATTGCTGGGGCTACGCTATCTGCTGCGACGCCTGGCCCAGTTCAACCCTCCGGACCGCTCCCGGCGCAATGTCGCGCATCATTACGACCTGGATGGGCGGCTCTATTCACTCTTCCTCGATGCAGACCGGCAATATAGCTGCGCCTATTTCGAGCGCCCGGGCCAGACGCTGGACGACGCCCAGCTCGCCAAGCGCCGCCACATCGCCGCCAAGCTGCTGCTCGACCGGGCCGATCTCGAACTGCTCGACATTGGCTGCGGCTGGGGCGGGCTCGGGCTCTATATGGCGGAGAATGCGGGAGCCAGGGTCACCGGCATCACGCTCTCCGAGGAGCAACTCGGCATCGCCCAGTGCCGCGCGCAGGAGCGCGGGCTGGATGGGCGCGCCGAGTTCCGCCTTCAGGACTATCGCAAGACACCGGGCACGTTCGACCGCATCGTCTCGGTCGGCATGTTCGAGCATGTCGGCGTCGGCCATTACGACACCTATTTCGCCCGTGTCGCCGAGTTGATGAAGGACGACGGCGTCGCGCTGATCCATTCCATTGGCCGCTCGGAAGGACCGGGCATCACCAATCCCTGGATCGCCCGCTACATCTTCCCGGGCGGCTACATCCCGGCACTGTCCGAGGTGCTGCCGGCGATCGAGAAAGCGGGGCTCTACGTCACCGACATCGAGATCCTGCGCCTGCATTATGCCGAGACGCTGAAAGCCTGGCGCGAGCGCTTCATGGCGCACCGCGAGGAGGCCGAGCGGCTCTATGACGAGCGTTTCTGCCGGCTCTGGGAGTTCTATCTCGCCGCCTCCGAGATGGCGTTCCGCCACCAGGGCATGATGGTGTTCCAGGTGC